In Alkalibacter saccharofermentans DSM 14828, the DNA window TCTGTATGGTGCTCATGCCTAATTTTTTCGCTTTTACGATCAAGTTCTTCCTGGTGGTTATTATGCCGGTAGGGTCTGCCATGTCCTTGACGTATTCCAATGCATTTTCATCCTGGGCCAGACCTGCAATGAGATCAAAGTGTATGAAAGCGTATTTGCCATTGTCTTTGACCCGGTTTATTTTATCCTTAAAATCGTATATATCTGATTCCAAAATAAAAATAATCTTTGCCTGACTTTCAACCGCATCGTCAAATTGTTCCTTGGTCCTGCATGCAGGTATTATGGGATAATTTTTTACCAATTGTTTTATATTTTCCATTTTATCAGCTCCATCTAAACGTTGAATCTAAACAAGATCACATCTCCGTCTTTTACGACGTATTCCTTGCCCTCCGAACGGGTCCATCCCATTTCCTTAGACTTGACATCCGACCCCGCTTCCATCAGCTTGTCAAAGGCGGTCACCTCTGCCCTAATGAAACCTTTTTCGAAGTCGGTGTGGATCTTTCCTGCCGCTCCCGGAGCCTTTGTGCCTTCGGTTATAGTCCACGCTCTCACTTCCTTAGGACCTGCGGTGAGATAGGTTATTAGCCCAAGAAGCTTATATCCCGCTTTTATGATCTTGTCTAGGCCCGATTCCTTTAAGCCAAGTTCCTCCAAAAATTCTCCCTTTTCCTCTGGTGGCAGCTGGGAAATCTCCTCTTCGATTCTGGCACATACCTTAATCACCTGGCTGCCTTCTTCGTCAGCATAAGCCTTAAGCTCTTTTACAAGTTCGTTGTCTTCTTCTGCAAGGTCGTCCTCCGACACATTGGCGACATAAAGCATAGGCTTTGACGTAAGGAGCTGAAAGCTCTTTATGATGTCCCATTCCTCATCTGTAAAGTGAATAGGCCTTACCAGCTTGTTATCCTCCAAGAGCCCTTTTACCTTGTTTAATACTTCAATCTCTAAAAGCTGCTCTTTAGTGCCGGATTTAACTAGCTTTTTGTTTTTCAAGAGTCTCTTTTCAACAACGTCCAAATCAGCAAAGATCAGCTCGATATTTATTGTCTCGATATCTCTAAGAGGTCCTACGCTGCCTTCTACATGCACCACATTGTCGTCTTCGAAGCATCTTACCACATGGGCTATGGCATCTACTTCACGAATATGAGATAAAAACTTGTTGCCCAGTCCTTCTCCTTTGCTGGCTCCCTTAACCAAGCCGGCAATATCTACAAATTCGATTGCTGTGGGTATTACCTTTTCTGAATTGTATAGAGATGCAAGCTTCTCAAGCCTTTCATCCGGCACTGCAACTACTCCCACGTTTGGTTCGATAGTACAGAAGGGGTAGTTTGCAGACTCCGCTCCCGCCTGTGTTATAGCATTAAAAAGGGTGCTTTTGCCTACGTTAGGCAGCCCTACGATTCCTATTTCCATTAATTTTTCTCCTTAATTTTATTGAGATCACTGAAACTTAAAATATCATCTATTATTAAGACTTTTCTGCCTCTAATATCCTGACGGCCTTTTCTATCAAGTCTTCC includes these proteins:
- a CDS encoding glycerol-3-phosphate responsive antiterminator, giving the protein MENIKQLVKNYPIIPACRTKEQFDDAVESQAKIIFILESDIYDFKDKINRVKDNGKYAFIHFDLIAGLAQDENALEYVKDMADPTGIITTRKNLIVKAKKLGMSTIQRMFLIDTTSIASAINMARQTKPDAIEIMPGIAPKVIKAIKSRIDTPIITGGLMTEEIEIKMALKAGAVAASLSKKKLWEFNCEED
- the ychF gene encoding redox-regulated ATPase YchF is translated as MEIGIVGLPNVGKSTLFNAITQAGAESANYPFCTIEPNVGVVAVPDERLEKLASLYNSEKVIPTAIEFVDIAGLVKGASKGEGLGNKFLSHIREVDAIAHVVRCFEDDNVVHVEGSVGPLRDIETINIELIFADLDVVEKRLLKNKKLVKSGTKEQLLEIEVLNKVKGLLEDNKLVRPIHFTDEEWDIIKSFQLLTSKPMLYVANVSEDDLAEEDNELVKELKAYADEEGSQVIKVCARIEEEISQLPPEEKGEFLEELGLKESGLDKIIKAGYKLLGLITYLTAGPKEVRAWTITEGTKAPGAAGKIHTDFEKGFIRAEVTAFDKLMEAGSDVKSKEMGWTRSEGKEYVVKDGDVILFRFNV